A single genomic interval of Zunongwangia sp. HGR-M22 harbors:
- a CDS encoding transcription elongation factor — translation MKTNKKELYYNCIDMINAKIEQHQNRMDEIKQSMENNDIKTDYDEDNKGQMLGDFEKHAGYLSEAQEQKEELSKIDPEHKNNIIGLGSVVETDRNYYFISVPLGEINMEDGSQIFAISTKAPIYKELEGKQPGDKFTINDEEHEIKGIE, via the coding sequence ATGAAAACTAATAAAAAAGAACTGTATTATAATTGCATTGACATGATTAATGCTAAGATCGAACAACATCAAAATCGCATGGACGAAATTAAACAGTCTATGGAAAATAACGATATAAAAACCGATTATGATGAGGATAACAAAGGGCAAATGCTTGGAGATTTCGAAAAGCATGCAGGTTATCTAAGCGAAGCTCAAGAACAGAAAGAAGAACTAAGCAAAATAGATCCAGAGCATAAAAATAATATCATAGGATTAGGCAGCGTAGTAGAAACAGATAGAAATTATTATTTTATCTCTGTTCCTCTAGGTGAAATAAATATGGAAGATGGAAGCCAGATCTTTGCGATTTCTACGAAAGCTCCTATTTATAAGGAATTAGAGGGCAAACAACCCGGAGACAAATTCACCATTAATGATGAAGAACACGAAATAAAAGGAATTGAGTAA
- a CDS encoding endonuclease/exonuclease/phosphatase family protein — protein sequence MKLRRFLQVFGIIAIVLTIFPFVAADYWWIRVFDFPHVQLTILTGLALLLYFIKFNIRWTEDYVFVALLIACLVVQSGKIYPYTVLAEPELGDSSIDKPSIKLLTANVLQKNKDHKSILAEVERLDPDLLILDETDAQWMKDVSPELSKKYPYKKEIPLDNTYGMLFYSKLKLIDPEVHYMVEDSIPSIDTKFIFDGDTIQFYSIHPTPPMPQHNPSSSDRDAEMMRIALRTHHSKYPVIVMGDFNDVAWSQTTRLFRKVGGLLDLRIGRGFYNTFNAKNIIMRWPLDHVFTTEEFRVKRLEVGKDISSDHFPAFAEITFEPERANAQAPEPPTEDQLKNAQKQIKEEKEEDQEKTKK from the coding sequence ATGAAACTACGTCGCTTCCTCCAAGTATTTGGTATAATAGCCATTGTTCTTACAATTTTTCCTTTTGTCGCCGCAGATTATTGGTGGATTAGAGTATTCGATTTTCCGCATGTACAATTAACTATTCTCACAGGTTTAGCTTTATTGTTATACTTTATAAAATTTAATATTCGATGGACAGAGGACTATGTTTTTGTAGCTTTGCTTATAGCTTGTCTTGTAGTCCAATCAGGTAAAATCTACCCTTATACCGTTTTAGCGGAACCAGAATTAGGAGACAGCAGTATAGATAAGCCTTCAATTAAGCTGCTAACCGCGAACGTTCTTCAAAAAAATAAAGATCACAAAAGTATTTTAGCTGAAGTTGAAAGACTTGATCCAGATTTATTGATTTTGGATGAAACAGATGCTCAATGGATGAAGGATGTATCGCCAGAGTTATCTAAAAAATATCCTTATAAAAAAGAAATTCCGTTAGATAACACCTACGGAATGCTATTCTATTCCAAATTAAAATTAATTGATCCCGAGGTGCATTATATGGTAGAAGACAGTATTCCTTCTATCGATACTAAATTTATTTTCGACGGGGATACTATTCAGTTTTATAGCATCCATCCTACTCCTCCTATGCCGCAACATAATCCTAGCTCTTCTGATAGAGATGCAGAAATGATGCGAATTGCCTTACGAACTCATCATTCTAAATATCCTGTTATTGTTATGGGCGATTTTAATGATGTTGCCTGGTCGCAAACTACCAGATTATTTAGAAAAGTTGGCGGGTTATTAGATTTACGTATTGGTCGTGGTTTTTACAATACGTTCAATGCAAAGAATATTATTATGCGCTGGCCTTTAGATCATGTTTTTACTACAGAAGAATTTAGAGTAAAAAGATTAGAAGTAGGAAAAGATATCAGTTCCGATCACTTTCCGGCTTTTGCTGAAATAACTTTCGAGCCGGAAAGAGCCAATGCGCAAGCTCCTGAGCCGCCTACAGAAGATCAACTTAAAAATGCCCAAAAGCAAATAAAAGAAGAGAAAGAAGAGGACCAAGAAAAAACAAAAAAATGA
- a CDS encoding DUF3307 domain-containing protein, protein MIFLQLLLAHILTDFVFQTTKWVNQKQKKKSKSVFLYVHAFLAGLLSYLIMRDWEQFLVPVFISVTHFLIDLWKLNQKRDNLTYFLLDQLFHIVIITIAYLYLISGFNTVVPNLISLLESNVFLAILIAYLLIIFPVGFIIGKATEKWHDEILKNTKESLSLKAAGRYIGIFERILVLTLILTDNFSAIGFLIAAKSILRFADKNEASARKQTEYVLIGTLMSFSITIIIGLLVRHIAF, encoded by the coding sequence ATGATTTTTTTACAACTTCTTTTAGCACATATTCTTACCGATTTTGTTTTTCAAACTACAAAATGGGTAAACCAAAAGCAGAAGAAAAAATCTAAATCTGTATTTCTCTATGTTCATGCATTTTTGGCCGGTCTATTGTCTTATCTAATTATGCGCGATTGGGAGCAATTTCTTGTTCCTGTTTTTATAAGCGTTACCCATTTTTTAATAGACTTATGGAAATTGAATCAAAAAAGGGATAATCTTACCTATTTTTTACTCGATCAATTATTCCATATCGTAATCATTACAATCGCATATCTGTATTTAATTTCAGGATTTAATACCGTAGTGCCAAATTTAATATCACTGTTAGAATCTAATGTATTTTTAGCTATACTAATCGCTTACCTATTGATTATTTTTCCGGTAGGTTTTATAATTGGTAAGGCGACAGAAAAATGGCATGATGAGATTCTTAAAAACACGAAAGAATCTTTAAGCCTGAAAGCTGCGGGACGCTATATTGGTATTTTTGAACGTATTTTAGTGCTAACTTTAATCTTAACCGATAACTTTTCAGCCATTGGTTTTCTTATAGCCGCAAAATCTATTTTAAGATTTGCCGATAAAAATGAAGCAAGTGCCCGTAAACAAACAGAGTATGTGCTTATCGGGACACTTATGAGTTTTTCGATTACAATTATAATAGGATTGTTAGTACGCCATATCGCGTTCTAA
- a CDS encoding DUF3817 domain-containing protein, which produces MERTKFIKIFKIISTLEAISFLVLLLIAMPLKYIWDMPSMVRFVGMAHGILFVLYVLGAYYMYEKLNWNIKQLLIVILCSILPLGPFYVERKYLP; this is translated from the coding sequence ATGGAAAGAACGAAATTCATTAAGATTTTCAAAATAATAAGCACGCTAGAAGCTATTTCGTTTTTGGTTTTGCTATTAATTGCCATGCCTTTAAAATATATTTGGGACATGCCATCTATGGTAAGATTCGTAGGAATGGCACACGGTATTTTATTCGTTTTATATGTTTTAGGAGCTTATTATATGTACGAAAAATTAAACTGGAACATCAAGCAGCTATTGATAGTAATCCTTTGTTCTATTTTACCACTAGGTCCTTTTTACGTTGAAAGAAAATATTTGCCATGA
- a CDS encoding mechanosensitive ion channel family protein encodes MIKLDEFVKHLSCLLEDFLLSNGVNYKIAHYSNLLLNIFVLLVVVLGANYLIKRFVIKTFKTLTDKTKTTFDDFLIQSRFPNYVGQIIPLMLLYYLVPIVFVDYPAILYLFDKLFDLYVIILCIWICRSLLRTSKKFLKTLRQFNDKPVDSYIQVVMIMVWVIGLMFIFAEITGESIQRFIISLGAASAVLLLVFKDTILGFVASIQVAVNDIVRIGDWITFEKYGADGNVTEISLATVRVQNWDNTFTTIPTYSLISESFQNWRGMQESPGRRIKRAVYVKQNSVKFMTSEDLQEISKISLIKKYVNNRQEEIDKYNSENNIDRSLPLNGRNQTNLGIFRKYIDSYLNDHSAIHKELYIIVRHLAPTDKGIPIEILCFSKDKRWENFEYITADIFDHIIAAMPYFGLQIFESPSGDDIKRFYDVQEKN; translated from the coding sequence ATGATTAAATTAGATGAATTTGTAAAGCATCTTTCCTGCCTGTTAGAGGACTTCTTGCTATCTAACGGAGTGAATTATAAAATTGCTCATTATTCAAATCTATTATTAAATATTTTTGTTCTTCTAGTTGTTGTCTTAGGAGCAAATTATCTTATTAAGCGATTTGTAATAAAAACATTTAAAACGCTTACCGATAAAACAAAAACTACTTTTGATGATTTTTTGATTCAAAGTAGATTTCCAAATTATGTAGGGCAGATTATTCCTTTAATGCTGCTTTATTATCTGGTTCCCATCGTTTTTGTAGATTATCCGGCCATTCTATATTTGTTCGATAAACTGTTTGATCTTTACGTAATTATCTTATGTATCTGGATTTGTAGAAGTTTATTAAGAACTTCCAAAAAATTTTTAAAGACATTACGTCAATTTAATGATAAACCAGTAGATAGCTACATTCAGGTAGTTATGATTATGGTTTGGGTTATAGGGCTAATGTTTATTTTTGCTGAAATCACCGGAGAATCGATCCAACGATTTATAATTTCATTAGGTGCTGCTTCAGCAGTACTTTTATTGGTTTTTAAGGATACTATTTTAGGATTTGTTGCATCTATACAAGTTGCTGTTAACGATATTGTACGTATTGGAGACTGGATTACATTTGAAAAATATGGAGCCGATGGAAATGTAACTGAAATAAGTTTGGCGACGGTAAGAGTTCAAAACTGGGACAATACGTTTACCACAATTCCTACCTATAGTTTAATTTCTGAATCCTTCCAAAATTGGAGAGGAATGCAGGAATCTCCCGGACGGCGAATTAAAAGAGCGGTCTATGTAAAGCAAAACTCAGTAAAATTTATGACTTCTGAGGATTTGCAAGAAATCAGTAAGATTTCATTGATCAAAAAATACGTCAACAATCGCCAGGAAGAAATAGATAAATATAATTCAGAAAATAATATTGATCGTTCGTTGCCTTTAAACGGTAGAAATCAAACTAACTTAGGTATTTTTAGAAAATATATCGATTCTTATCTTAACGACCATTCAGCCATTCATAAAGAATTATATATCATTGTTCGCCATCTTGCTCCTACAGATAAAGGTATCCCTATAGAAATCTTATGTTTTAGTAAAGACAAGCGATGGGAAAATTTTGAATATATAACTGCAGATATTTTTGATCATATTATTGCTGCGATGCCCTATTTTGGGTTACAAATATTCGAATCACCTTCAGGAGATGATATTAAAAGATTCTATGATGTTCAGGAGAAAAATTAA
- a CDS encoding SatD family protein, with protein sequence MVAVISADLIDSSSYPTEFLDLVIETMQKEFDFFAKYFSEEKSNFKIYRGDSVQGMLTNPENALLFSLFLKTALNKLEYEKDSAIKADLRIAIGIGSIDLKRDEISESNGKAFQLSGRTLDEMKFTGRKLMLKTPNIDLNLEFYTSLALFDFIADRWSTASAEVIYYLLQDYKEKEIAKILGISQSAVNQRKKTAGWDPISDLLTRFKEKISATFKEQE encoded by the coding sequence ATGGTAGCAGTAATTAGCGCAGATTTGATAGATTCTTCATCTTACCCGACAGAATTTCTGGATTTGGTGATAGAAACTATGCAAAAAGAATTTGATTTTTTCGCCAAATATTTTTCAGAAGAAAAAAGTAATTTTAAGATATACAGGGGAGATAGCGTTCAGGGGATGCTAACCAATCCAGAAAATGCCTTGTTATTTTCTCTATTTTTAAAAACAGCATTAAATAAGCTTGAATATGAAAAGGATTCAGCAATTAAAGCAGATTTAAGAATCGCTATAGGTATTGGAAGTATTGATTTAAAGCGGGATGAAATTTCTGAAAGTAACGGAAAAGCCTTTCAGCTTTCCGGAAGAACTTTAGATGAAATGAAATTTACTGGACGAAAATTAATGTTGAAAACGCCTAACATCGATTTGAATCTTGAGTTTTATACTAGTCTAGCTTTATTCGATTTTATTGCAGACCGATGGAGTACCGCGTCTGCTGAAGTTATTTATTATTTGCTTCAGGATTATAAGGAAAAGGAAATTGCAAAGATTCTTGGCATTAGTCAAAGTGCGGTTAATCAACGGAAAAAAACTGCGGGCTGGGACCCTATTTCAGATTTATTGACACGTTTCAAAGAGAAAATTTCAGCAACATTTAAAGAACAAGAATGA
- a CDS encoding glyoxalase: protein MNPRDYQLTQLRPEIPSAKVSENMSAEEKFQNGTLRPIVKLQNDLLVAAFRNYITKHKNAFYELGIDKRLMYIENAIQRDIKFRNSLKGMIIGQFTIEEYQSYIENSSALNKRMMNLVRQRLQDNIQLLERDMAY from the coding sequence ATGAATCCACGTGATTACCAATTAACCCAACTAAGGCCAGAAATTCCTTCAGCTAAAGTTTCGGAAAATATGAGTGCTGAAGAAAAATTTCAAAACGGTACTCTTCGGCCTATTGTAAAACTTCAAAATGATTTACTGGTAGCAGCTTTTAGAAACTACATAACGAAGCATAAAAATGCATTTTATGAGCTGGGCATCGATAAACGTTTGATGTATATAGAAAATGCGATACAGCGGGATATAAAATTTCGTAATAGCCTAAAAGGTATGATAATAGGACAATTCACTATTGAAGAATACCAAAGCTATATCGAAAATTCTTCTGCCTTAAACAAGCGAATGATGAATTTGGTTAGGCAAAGGTTACAGGATAATATTCAGCTTTTAGAACGCGATATGGCGTACTAA
- a CDS encoding YqaE/Pmp3 family membrane protein — MSILTIILNILLPPLAVYMKHGVGTTLLISIVLTIIGWIPGVIHAFLVNGTK; from the coding sequence ATGTCTATTCTTACAATTATTCTAAACATTTTATTACCACCATTAGCTGTATATATGAAGCACGGTGTGGGTACTACATTATTAATTAGTATTGTACTAACAATAATTGGATGGATCCCAGGAGTTATTCATGCTTTCTTAGTTAATGGAACAAAATAA
- a CDS encoding NUDIX hydrolase encodes MSAEIAVTVDNVILCKSKDRFKIVLIKRKNDPFKGEWALPGGFVEENEDLPDAAKRELKEETGLIVENNEQVGTFGKPNRDPRGRMISVVYLSLINSEEILKGDSDAADARWFSIDNLPKLAFDHDEIIKTAYQYL; translated from the coding sequence ATGAGTGCAGAAATAGCTGTTACAGTAGATAATGTAATATTATGTAAATCGAAAGATAGATTTAAAATTGTGCTAATAAAGCGCAAAAATGATCCATTTAAAGGAGAATGGGCTTTGCCAGGAGGTTTTGTAGAGGAAAATGAAGACTTACCCGATGCTGCAAAACGAGAGCTTAAAGAAGAAACCGGTTTGATTGTAGAGAATAACGAACAGGTGGGAACTTTTGGAAAACCAAATAGGGATCCGCGTGGCCGAATGATTTCAGTGGTATACTTAAGTTTAATAAATTCAGAAGAAATATTAAAAGGAGATAGTGATGCGGCAGATGCAAGATGGTTTAGTATTGATAATTTACCAAAATTAGCTTTTGATCATGATGAGATCATAAAAACAGCTTATCAATATTTATAA
- a CDS encoding NAD-dependent succinate-semialdehyde dehydrogenase produces MITSKNPYTGEVVEEFKEYTKEEVNAAIERADSRFKTWRKVSYEEKRDLMLNAAKELRENQRAYAEDITTEMGKPISQAMAEIEKCAWVCEYYAENAKNHLAKETIETDAQKSYVSYEPIGVVLAIMPWNYPFWQAFRFAVPALMAGNIGLLKHASNVMRSANNIQKVFEKAGFPKDCFQNLVISSSKIEGILKDNRVKAVTLTGSKPAGSAVAATAGSEIKKSVLELGGSNALVVFKDANIQKTVETCVQARYQNTGQSCIAGKRLLLHESIEDEFMEEFVKQVRELKSGDPMDEDTYIGTLAREDLAEDLESQIKDSVEKGAKIVLGGKRDKAYFEPTILTNVKKGMRVFDEETFGPAISVTTFKENQEAIDLVNYSDFGLGVSIFTEDFDFAEGIISEFEDGAVFVNELVKSDPRLPFGGTKISGYGRELSSHGIQEFVNRKTVYFNKY; encoded by the coding sequence ATGATCACTTCAAAAAATCCTTATACAGGAGAAGTTGTAGAGGAATTTAAAGAATATACAAAGGAAGAAGTAAATGCAGCAATCGAAAGAGCTGATAGTCGTTTTAAAACCTGGCGTAAGGTAAGTTATGAGGAAAAACGTGATTTAATGCTGAATGCAGCAAAAGAACTGCGTGAGAATCAAAGAGCTTATGCTGAAGATATTACTACAGAAATGGGGAAACCTATTTCACAAGCCATGGCAGAAATTGAAAAGTGCGCCTGGGTTTGCGAATATTATGCTGAAAATGCAAAAAATCACTTAGCAAAAGAAACGATTGAAACAGATGCGCAAAAAAGCTATGTTAGTTACGAACCAATTGGTGTGGTTTTAGCCATTATGCCGTGGAATTACCCATTCTGGCAAGCATTTAGATTTGCGGTACCAGCTTTAATGGCAGGAAACATTGGGCTTTTAAAGCATGCAAGTAATGTGATGCGCTCTGCTAATAATATTCAGAAAGTTTTTGAAAAAGCCGGCTTTCCAAAAGACTGTTTTCAAAACTTAGTCATTTCAAGTAGTAAAATAGAAGGGATATTAAAGGATAATCGCGTAAAAGCAGTGACGCTTACGGGAAGTAAACCTGCAGGAAGTGCAGTAGCCGCTACAGCTGGTAGCGAGATAAAAAAATCGGTTTTAGAACTTGGCGGTAGTAATGCGCTGGTAGTTTTTAAGGATGCAAATATTCAAAAAACCGTAGAAACTTGTGTGCAAGCAAGATACCAAAATACCGGGCAAAGTTGTATTGCCGGTAAACGTTTGCTATTGCACGAAAGCATCGAAGATGAATTTATGGAAGAGTTCGTTAAACAGGTTAGAGAGCTAAAAAGTGGAGATCCAATGGATGAAGATACGTACATAGGTACTCTTGCCCGTGAAGATTTAGCTGAAGATTTAGAATCCCAAATTAAAGATTCTGTAGAAAAAGGAGCCAAAATCGTACTTGGTGGTAAGCGCGATAAAGCTTATTTTGAGCCTACTATCTTAACCAATGTAAAAAAAGGTATGCGAGTTTTTGATGAAGAAACTTTTGGCCCCGCAATTTCAGTTACGACTTTTAAAGAAAATCAGGAAGCTATAGATCTCGTAAATTATTCAGATTTTGGATTGGGAGTTTCCATTTTTACAGAAGATTTTGATTTTGCTGAAGGAATCATTTCTGAGTTTGAAGACGGAGCAGTCTTTGTAAATGAGCTTGTAAAAAGCGATCCCAGATTGCCTTTTGGAGGTACTAAAATTTCAGGATACGGTAGAGAACTTTCTTCTCACGGAATTCAGGAATTCGTTAATAGAAAAACAGTGTATTTCAACAAATATTAA
- a CDS encoding mechanosensitive ion channel family protein, which yields MIIQETNQIHDLTTATTNYYQDFIDQLPGIGFGLLLIILGVLIGSSIGNFITRKISRRTQDPLMSRFLGKAIKFVIIVIAIILGLKAAGLGAIATGIFTAAGASALILGFAFKDIGENFISGVILAFNRPFDVNDTVEIGDNFGKVKALEFRYTKLKTFDGKDVYIPNSDVLRKPVTNYTEDGFFRWDFIIGIAYEDNIDAAKKVVMETLQKEPTVISDELHENFVIEDELATSTVNLKVFFWVDTTDFRKMALITKGNVVRTIKEALEDHGFYMPADIQEIKLYGGETEFPVRLAKDIKKGE from the coding sequence ATGATCATTCAGGAAACAAATCAAATTCACGATTTAACAACTGCTACAACTAATTACTATCAGGATTTTATCGATCAATTACCCGGTATAGGCTTTGGTTTGCTGTTAATCATTTTAGGCGTTTTAATTGGATCCTCAATAGGTAACTTTATTACCCGAAAAATCTCTAGGCGCACTCAAGATCCCTTAATGAGTCGATTTTTAGGGAAAGCTATAAAGTTTGTAATAATAGTAATTGCCATTATCTTAGGGTTAAAAGCAGCCGGGTTGGGCGCCATAGCAACAGGAATTTTTACAGCTGCCGGGGCGAGTGCGTTAATCTTAGGATTTGCTTTTAAAGATATCGGAGAAAATTTTATTTCAGGAGTTATTCTAGCTTTCAACAGACCGTTTGATGTAAACGACACCGTGGAAATTGGAGATAACTTCGGAAAAGTAAAAGCGCTAGAATTTCGATATACAAAATTGAAAACTTTCGATGGTAAAGATGTTTATATCCCAAATAGTGATGTTCTTAGAAAACCAGTTACCAATTATACCGAAGATGGCTTTTTTAGATGGGATTTTATAATTGGCATAGCCTACGAGGATAATATTGATGCCGCTAAGAAAGTTGTTATGGAAACACTTCAGAAAGAACCCACAGTAATTTCAGACGAGTTACATGAAAACTTTGTTATTGAAGATGAATTGGCTACAAGTACAGTTAACTTAAAGGTTTTCTTTTGGGTAGATACTACCGACTTTAGAAAAATGGCGCTTATTACTAAAGGAAATGTAGTAAGAACAATAAAAGAAGCCTTAGAAGATCACGGTTTCTACATGCCGGCAGACATACAGGAAATAAAGCTGTATGGTGGGGAAACAGAATTTCCTGTGCGATTAGCCAAGGATATAAAAAAGGGAGAATAA
- a CDS encoding acyl-CoA thioesterase, translated as MRFHTRKWIKPQDLNPNRTLFGGRLLEWIDEECALYSIIQLENPKTVTKYMSEIDFKSSAKEGDIIEIGIEVVKFGSASISLKCEVRNKMTRETIITVDKIVMVGLDENGKPKPHGKTEVEYVKDRLGDK; from the coding sequence ATGAGATTTCATACAAGAAAGTGGATCAAACCCCAAGATTTAAACCCAAATAGAACCCTTTTTGGTGGCCGATTGTTAGAATGGATTGATGAAGAATGTGCTTTATATAGCATTATTCAGCTTGAAAATCCTAAGACGGTAACCAAATATATGAGTGAAATAGATTTTAAAAGTTCGGCCAAAGAAGGCGATATTATTGAAATTGGTATCGAAGTTGTGAAATTTGGATCGGCTTCTATTTCTCTAAAATGTGAGGTTAGGAATAAAATGACCAGAGAAACAATTATTACGGTGGACAAAATTGTTATGGTTGGTCTAGACGAAAATGGAAAGCCAAAGCCTCACGGAAAAACAGAGGTAGAATATGTAAAAGATCGTCTGGGAGATAAATAA
- the galE gene encoding UDP-glucose 4-epimerase GalE, whose amino-acid sequence MSRKILVTGGLGFIGSHTVVALQEKGYDVVIIDNLSNSSIDVLAGITRITGKTPEFEKIDLREKSSVKDFFEKHNDIDGVIHFAASKAVGESVQNPLLYYENNLASLIYILQELSKKDKANFIFSSSCTVYGQADELPIKEESPVKKAESPYGNTKQIGEEIIVDTCKIAKGLKAISLRYFNPIGAHKTAEIGELPLGTPQNLVPFITQTAIGKREQLSVFGDDYPTEDGTCIRDYIHVVDLAEAHVSALTRLLENEKAPNYEVFNLGTGKGSSVLEVVHSFERSTGEKLNYKIAERREGDVVAAYADTTKANEVLGWKADTNLDTSLASAWKWEKKVSEQE is encoded by the coding sequence ATGAGTAGAAAAATATTAGTAACAGGCGGTTTGGGATTTATTGGTTCTCATACCGTAGTTGCTCTTCAGGAAAAAGGATACGATGTTGTTATAATCGATAACCTTTCAAATTCTTCTATAGATGTTTTGGCGGGAATAACCAGAATCACAGGCAAAACACCAGAATTCGAAAAAATAGATCTTAGAGAAAAATCGAGTGTAAAAGATTTTTTCGAAAAACATAACGATATTGATGGAGTAATCCATTTTGCAGCATCCAAAGCGGTTGGTGAAAGTGTACAAAATCCATTATTATATTATGAGAATAATTTAGCTTCCCTAATTTATATTTTACAGGAACTTAGCAAAAAAGATAAAGCTAATTTTATTTTCAGCTCGTCTTGCACGGTTTACGGGCAAGCAGATGAATTGCCTATTAAAGAAGAATCACCTGTTAAAAAGGCCGAATCGCCGTACGGAAACACCAAACAAATAGGAGAAGAAATTATTGTTGATACCTGTAAGATTGCTAAAGGCCTCAAAGCAATTTCTTTACGTTATTTCAATCCAATTGGTGCTCATAAAACTGCAGAAATTGGAGAATTACCATTAGGAACACCTCAAAACTTAGTTCCTTTTATCACCCAAACTGCTATTGGCAAAAGAGAGCAATTATCTGTTTTTGGAGATGATTATCCTACGGAAGATGGAACATGCATTAGAGATTACATTCACGTAGTTGATCTAGCTGAAGCTCATGTTAGCGCACTTACGAGACTTTTGGAAAACGAAAAAGCGCCCAATTATGAAGTCTTTAATTTAGGAACCGGCAAAGGAAGCTCTGTTTTAGAAGTGGTTCACTCGTTTGAGCGTTCTACAGGAGAAAAGTTAAATTACAAAATAGCAGAACGTAGAGAAGGAGATGTCGTTGCTGCTTATGCTGATACTACTAAAGCAAACGAAGTATTGGGGTGGAAAGCAGATACTAATTTAGATACATCTTTAGCTAGCGCTTGGAAATGGGAAAAGAAAGTTAGCGAACAGGAATAG
- a CDS encoding DUF72 domain-containing protein encodes MKFGKVDDPGSVDFTLPKDHPQTKEILNKQEAAKFENVRIGCAKWNRQDLKNFYPRGTKDELTFYATQFNAIELNASFYRIFPDTQFETWYGKAAGDFQFSPKVPRIISHIKRLNDTERLVDDVVTNMMPLKEKLGCCFLQMPDNFMPKWIERLEPFLKHWPKEIPLAVELRHTDWHNDAEVADQLNALLIKYNISSIIVDAAGRRDLLHMRLTNDTAFIRYNGANHPSDYERLDDWQERIGEWYEQGLKQLYFYVHQNLEEASPLLSAYFIEKFNKKFGTDIVIPKTLPPKK; translated from the coding sequence ATGAAATTTGGAAAAGTTGATGATCCGGGAAGCGTAGATTTCACGCTTCCAAAAGATCATCCTCAAACAAAAGAAATTTTAAATAAGCAAGAGGCTGCGAAATTTGAGAACGTTAGAATTGGTTGTGCGAAATGGAATCGACAGGATCTAAAAAACTTTTATCCTCGCGGCACAAAAGATGAATTGACATTTTATGCAACGCAGTTCAATGCCATTGAATTAAATGCTTCTTTTTACCGAATATTTCCAGATACACAGTTTGAAACCTGGTATGGTAAAGCTGCAGGCGATTTTCAGTTTTCGCCTAAAGTTCCAAGAATCATTAGTCATATAAAACGTCTTAACGACACTGAACGTTTAGTAGATGATGTTGTTACCAATATGATGCCTTTAAAAGAAAAGCTTGGTTGCTGTTTCCTGCAAATGCCAGATAATTTTATGCCGAAGTGGATAGAGCGATTAGAGCCTTTTTTAAAGCATTGGCCAAAAGAGATTCCATTAGCCGTAGAATTACGCCATACCGACTGGCATAACGATGCCGAAGTTGCAGACCAATTGAATGCGTTATTAATTAAGTATAATATTTCGAGCATTATTGTAGATGCTGCAGGGAGAAGAGATTTGTTGCATATGCGACTAACAAATGATACTGCATTTATTCGATATAACGGAGCTAATCACCCATCTGATTATGAAAGATTAGATGATTGGCAGGAAAGAATAGGAGAGTGGTACGAGCAGGGATTAAAGCAGCTTTATTTCTATGTGCACCAAAATCTTGAAGAAGCCTCTCCGTTACTTTCAGCATATTTTATTGAAAAGTTCAATAAAAAGTTTGGAACCGATATTGTGATTCCAAAGACTTTACCACCTAAAAAATAA